In Corynebacterium endometrii, one DNA window encodes the following:
- the typA gene encoding translational GTPase TypA, with the protein MTHTEFRNVAIVAHVDHGKTTLVNGMLEQSGAFGDHGEAADRVMDSNDQEKERGITILAKNTAITRKGKGKDGADLIINVIDTPGHADFGGEVERGISMVDGVVLLVDASEGPLPQTRFVLTKALEAKLPVIICVNKTDRPDARIDEVVSESHDLLLEIASGLEDEEAAEAAETLLDLPVLYASGRAGVASTENPGDGNIPDAEDLQALFDVIYDVLPEPSAKVDGPLQAHVTNLDSSDFLGRIALLRIYSGSIKKGQQVAWIHYDDEGNQHVKNVKVAELLRTVGFERQPATSAIAGDIVAISGISDIMIGDTIADVENPEPLPRIKVDEPAISMTIGVNTSPMAGQGGGDKLTARMVKARLDQELIGNVSIRVLPTERPDAWEVQGRGEMALSVLIESMRREGFELTVGKPQVVTQEIDGKTYEPYEHVTIDTPSEYQGAVTQLMANRKGLMQSMDVREGDWVRMEFRIPARGLIGFRTQFMTETRGAGIANSISDGLDVWAGEIKARPTGSLVADRSGQITQYALMQLADRGDFFVEPGMEAYEGMVVGANNRDEDMDINITKEKKLTNMRAASADTTVTLNKARTLSLEEALEFCGNDECVEVAPDVLRVRKVELSATDRRRAASRAKQLNK; encoded by the coding sequence GTGACCCATACCGAGTTTCGCAACGTAGCAATCGTCGCACACGTTGACCACGGTAAGACCACTCTCGTCAACGGCATGCTGGAACAGTCCGGCGCATTCGGCGATCACGGCGAAGCCGCGGACCGCGTGATGGACTCTAATGACCAGGAGAAGGAACGTGGCATCACCATCCTGGCCAAGAACACCGCCATTACCCGTAAAGGCAAGGGCAAGGACGGCGCTGACCTGATTATCAACGTCATTGATACCCCAGGCCACGCCGACTTTGGCGGAGAAGTAGAGCGCGGCATCTCCATGGTGGACGGCGTGGTCCTTCTCGTCGATGCTTCTGAGGGTCCACTGCCGCAGACCCGCTTTGTGCTGACTAAGGCGCTGGAAGCAAAACTTCCGGTGATCATCTGCGTGAACAAGACGGATCGCCCCGATGCGCGCATCGATGAAGTTGTATCCGAATCCCATGATCTGCTTCTCGAGATCGCGTCCGGCCTCGAGGATGAAGAAGCGGCCGAGGCCGCGGAAACCCTGCTGGACCTGCCGGTCCTCTACGCCTCCGGCCGTGCTGGCGTGGCGTCCACCGAGAACCCTGGTGACGGAAACATTCCAGACGCTGAAGATCTGCAGGCGCTCTTCGATGTTATCTACGACGTACTGCCAGAGCCTTCCGCTAAGGTTGATGGCCCGCTGCAGGCGCACGTTACCAACCTTGACTCCTCCGACTTCCTGGGCCGCATAGCGTTGCTGCGCATCTACTCCGGTTCTATCAAGAAGGGCCAGCAAGTTGCGTGGATTCACTATGACGATGAGGGTAACCAGCACGTCAAGAACGTGAAGGTTGCAGAGCTTTTGCGCACCGTTGGCTTTGAGCGCCAGCCCGCTACTAGTGCCATCGCCGGTGACATCGTGGCCATCTCCGGTATCTCCGACATTATGATTGGTGACACCATCGCCGACGTGGAGAATCCGGAGCCACTGCCGCGCATCAAGGTTGATGAGCCCGCTATCTCCATGACCATCGGCGTCAATACCTCCCCAATGGCCGGCCAGGGTGGCGGCGATAAGCTCACCGCACGCATGGTCAAGGCCCGCCTGGACCAGGAGCTCATTGGTAACGTTTCCATTCGCGTGCTTCCTACCGAACGCCCAGACGCCTGGGAAGTTCAAGGTCGTGGCGAAATGGCCCTTTCCGTCCTGATCGAGTCCATGCGCCGTGAGGGCTTCGAGCTGACCGTGGGCAAGCCACAGGTGGTGACCCAGGAAATTGATGGCAAGACCTACGAGCCCTACGAGCACGTCACCATCGATACGCCGTCCGAGTACCAGGGCGCCGTTACCCAGCTCATGGCGAACCGCAAGGGCCTGATGCAGTCCATGGACGTGCGCGAGGGTGACTGGGTCCGCATGGAATTCCGCATCCCCGCCCGTGGCCTCATTGGTTTCCGCACCCAGTTCATGACCGAGACCCGCGGCGCTGGCATCGCGAACTCCATCTCCGACGGCCTGGACGTATGGGCCGGTGAAATCAAGGCCCGCCCAACCGGCTCGCTCGTTGCCGACCGCTCGGGCCAGATTACGCAGTACGCTTTGATGCAGCTGGCCGACCGTGGAGACTTCTTCGTGGAGCCTGGCATGGAGGCGTATGAGGGCATGGTTGTGGGAGCTAACAACCGTGATGAGGATATGGACATCAACATCACTAAGGAGAAGAAGCTCACCAACATGCGTGCGGCTTCCGCCGATACCACCGTGACCCTGAACAAGGCACGCACCCTCTCCCTGGAGGAAGCCCTCGAGTTCTGTGGCAACGACGAGTGCGTCGAGGTTGCCCCTGACGTCCTGCGCGTTCGCAAGGTAGAGCTTTCCGCAACGGACCGCCGCCGCGCCGCTTCCCGCGCCAAGCAGCTCAATAAGTAA
- a CDS encoding ABC transporter family substrate-binding protein, with the protein MTLRLRTVAATALCSCLLAGCMANPGPPPVVEEEGQPVTVPDKSVVDGQSGGNVDPTGRPIRSTISVGVDPLSLGLNPHLQANNSELVMQIADLVLPSAFNNGRLNKDLLDSAEEVTPPKGVAQRVQYSISSAAQWSDGTPLTGTDFEYLWRSMISTAGVSQPAGYHAISAVTSTDGGRVVTVDFNTRVAQWQLLFDHLLPSHILQTDANGFVGALDSGIPASAGRYVLSGVDTARGLITLNRNDRFWGAQPANVDVLQLRTVRDTAQATTMLRSNQIGFADFTPQQTSSEALQLVPEVQAQTVNTTRQLRLHMSTMPNALSSEPLRRQFASLIDPALVARIATGRTDALRVGINPVTNNRAESSGDLSALKLRADETPVRIAVDPSDTQAFTAANTIVDVLNGSGVDAVVVQERMNAITSTLLPTGAVDAVIAWEETALTSFNMAKFYQCTAQTLVPADPSGAVANSGSGATESAGQTSASATGEAQAEGTVPSGGEGAGTTTQTTTYIDSGSPIESQENGDSTSTESTLPLAGDLSGYCPDNAEQTLNAVLSGEIEPRGALQQVRALNREQVLYVPLYDETRVHALGTGIVGPGPRVEQWSESLATAADWKISN; encoded by the coding sequence ATGACTTTACGCCTTCGGACAGTTGCCGCAACGGCGCTGTGCTCCTGTTTGCTTGCGGGCTGCATGGCCAACCCTGGCCCGCCTCCGGTGGTGGAGGAAGAGGGGCAGCCAGTGACTGTCCCCGATAAGTCCGTGGTCGATGGGCAATCGGGTGGGAACGTTGATCCAACGGGGCGGCCAATTCGCAGCACTATTTCCGTAGGCGTGGATCCGCTCTCCCTAGGTCTTAATCCGCATCTGCAGGCCAATAATTCTGAATTGGTGATGCAGATAGCGGATCTCGTGTTGCCGTCCGCCTTCAATAACGGGCGCCTCAATAAGGATCTGTTGGATTCCGCAGAGGAAGTAACTCCTCCCAAGGGGGTGGCCCAGCGGGTGCAGTATTCCATTTCTTCCGCCGCGCAGTGGTCAGATGGAACTCCTCTAACTGGCACGGATTTCGAGTACCTGTGGCGATCGATGATCTCCACCGCCGGCGTAAGTCAACCGGCGGGATACCATGCTATTTCGGCCGTGACCTCCACTGATGGCGGACGCGTGGTGACCGTTGATTTCAACACCCGGGTGGCGCAGTGGCAGCTGCTTTTCGACCACCTGCTGCCCTCTCATATTCTGCAGACAGATGCTAACGGTTTCGTCGGCGCCTTAGACTCAGGCATACCCGCATCCGCCGGGCGTTACGTGCTCAGCGGCGTTGACACCGCGCGCGGCCTAATCACTTTAAACCGCAATGACCGTTTCTGGGGTGCGCAGCCTGCCAACGTCGACGTGCTGCAGCTCCGCACCGTGCGGGATACCGCGCAGGCCACCACGATGCTGAGATCAAACCAGATTGGGTTCGCGGATTTCACCCCGCAGCAGACCTCCAGCGAAGCCCTGCAATTGGTGCCAGAGGTCCAGGCTCAGACGGTAAACACTACCCGCCAGCTGCGCCTTCATATGTCCACGATGCCGAACGCTTTGAGCTCAGAGCCGCTGCGCCGCCAGTTTGCGTCCCTCATCGATCCGGCTCTCGTAGCGCGTATCGCCACTGGGCGCACCGACGCATTGCGTGTGGGGATTAACCCCGTGACCAATAATCGCGCTGAATCTTCAGGGGATCTCAGTGCCCTGAAGCTGCGGGCGGATGAGACTCCGGTGCGGATTGCCGTTGACCCGTCTGACACCCAGGCTTTTACCGCAGCGAACACAATCGTTGATGTTCTCAATGGCTCGGGGGTGGACGCGGTAGTGGTACAAGAGCGCATGAACGCTATCACGTCCACTTTGTTGCCAACCGGCGCGGTGGATGCAGTGATCGCCTGGGAGGAAACCGCCCTCACGTCTTTCAATATGGCGAAGTTCTACCAGTGCACCGCCCAGACCTTGGTTCCCGCCGACCCTTCAGGCGCCGTGGCCAACAGCGGGTCCGGGGCAACAGAGTCGGCCGGGCAGACTTCGGCTAGCGCCACCGGTGAAGCGCAAGCTGAAGGCACGGTTCCCTCCGGCGGTGAGGGGGCAGGTACCACAACGCAAACCACGACTTATATCGATTCTGGTTCGCCCATCGAGTCCCAGGAAAACGGGGATTCCACGAGTACCGAATCCACGCTGCCGCTGGCGGGAGATCTCTCGGGCTACTGCCCGGACAACGCGGAACAAACGCTCAATGCGGTTTTGTCGGGTGAGATTGAACCTCGCGGTGCACTGCAGCAGGTCCGCGCCCTTAACCGGGAGCAGGTGTTGTACGTACCGCTTTACGATGAAACTCGGGTACACGCGTTGGGGACGGGTATCGTGGGTCCGGGGCCTCGCGTTGAGCAGTGGTCTGAGAGCCTGGCCACCGCGGCAGACTGGAAAATAAGCAATTAA
- the mshB gene encoding N-acetyl-1-D-myo-inositol-2-amino-2-deoxy-alpha-D-glucopyranoside deacetylase, whose translation MTENLNGLRVLAVHAHPDDEALFTGGVLAKLRRLGAHVELLTATLGEEGEVIGETFSQLTVDNANLLGGFRVLELDAASEALGIHYRLLGGAGHFRDSGMAGSPAHENPRALVNRVGEARELIARHIDDARPHLIFTYGPDGGYGHPDHIAVHRAVHGAIEDSQWAVPRVWWAVISRADAYAALETIVPPEGWTKPDKAYLDNFTNEGYDVALELDDVDFAAKHDALAAHATQIWMADGTVSRTNPHAAIATMKEPSVASHAFALSNLYTMALTRREHFQLGHGQLPPSVDPAAAHGAAALIGGIDYE comes from the coding sequence ATGACGGAAAACTTGAACGGGCTGCGGGTCCTTGCGGTCCATGCCCATCCCGATGATGAAGCCCTGTTCACGGGCGGGGTGCTGGCTAAGCTGCGCCGCTTGGGGGCGCACGTAGAGCTCCTCACGGCCACCCTGGGCGAAGAGGGTGAGGTCATTGGCGAGACCTTTAGCCAGCTAACTGTTGATAACGCTAACCTGCTGGGCGGTTTCCGCGTCCTCGAACTAGATGCCGCCTCTGAGGCGTTAGGCATCCACTACAGGCTGCTGGGCGGTGCCGGGCACTTCCGGGATTCCGGCATGGCGGGGTCCCCGGCGCACGAAAACCCGCGTGCACTGGTTAACCGTGTCGGCGAGGCGCGCGAACTCATTGCTCGGCATATCGACGATGCGCGGCCGCATCTTATTTTCACCTACGGCCCCGACGGGGGCTATGGCCACCCAGACCATATCGCCGTTCACCGCGCGGTACACGGGGCCATAGAGGATTCTCAGTGGGCCGTCCCGCGCGTATGGTGGGCGGTAATATCGCGGGCCGACGCGTACGCAGCGCTAGAGACCATAGTCCCGCCGGAAGGTTGGACCAAGCCTGATAAGGCCTACCTGGATAACTTCACTAATGAAGGCTATGACGTGGCCCTGGAGCTTGATGACGTGGATTTCGCCGCGAAGCACGATGCTCTGGCTGCCCATGCCACACAGATCTGGATGGCAGATGGGACCGTCTCCCGGACTAACCCTCATGCGGCCATAGCGACCATGAAAGAACCGTCCGTAGCCTCCCACGCGTTCGCGTTGTCTAACCTGTACACCATGGCGCTCACGCGTCGTGAACACTTCCAGCTCGGCCATGGCCAGCTGCCACCGAGCGTAGACCCCGCTGCGGCCCACGGTGCTGCCGCGTTGATAGGAGGCATTGACTATGAGTAG
- the fdxA gene encoding ferredoxin, with amino-acid sequence MTYTIAQPCVDVMDRSCVEECPVDCIYEGKRSLYIHPDECVDCGACEPACPVEAIFYEDDVPDEWLDYNDANVAFFDELGSPGGAAALGPQDFDPPFVAALPPQNQD; translated from the coding sequence ATGACTTACACAATTGCTCAGCCTTGCGTTGATGTAATGGACCGTTCCTGCGTTGAGGAATGCCCAGTTGACTGCATTTATGAGGGCAAGCGTTCCCTGTACATCCACCCAGATGAGTGCGTGGACTGCGGCGCTTGCGAGCCCGCATGCCCGGTCGAAGCCATCTTCTACGAGGATGACGTCCCGGACGAGTGGCTCGACTACAACGATGCCAACGTTGCATTTTTCGACGAGCTAGGTTCCCCAGGCGGCGCCGCAGCGCTTGGCCCACAGGACTTTGACCCGCCTTTCGTTGCGGCATTGCCACCACAAAACCAGGATTAA
- the dapC gene encoding succinyldiaminopimelate transaminase, translated as MARTPLGHTLPDFPWNSLAQVKEKAASHPDGIVDLSVGNPVDEVAPGVQLALSENAGVPGYPQTMGTPELRRAIPAALERRYNMTGLDEKSVLPVIGTKEAIAMLPTLLGIRGEKVIIPSVAYPTYEVGVLIAGSQAVREDDPAKFGEAALAFINSPSNPTGKVLGVDHLRAVVAWAREHNAIVAADECYMGFGWDDANPPVSILDPRVTDGDHTGLIAMHSLSKTANMASYRAGFLAGDRELIAELLEVRKHSGLMVPGPIQGAMVAALEDDSSEQLQRNRYVARRAKLVRALTEAGFTIEDSEAGMYLWATRGENCRTTVDWLAELGILVAPGDFYGPLGELYVRVGLNGTDERVDAACARLAQAVQNA; from the coding sequence ATGGCACGTACACCACTTGGACACACTCTCCCGGATTTTCCGTGGAACTCCCTGGCCCAGGTCAAGGAAAAGGCCGCCTCCCATCCGGACGGCATTGTCGATCTGTCCGTAGGTAATCCAGTAGATGAAGTGGCCCCTGGCGTGCAGCTGGCGCTGTCCGAGAATGCTGGCGTGCCCGGCTACCCTCAGACCATGGGCACCCCGGAGCTGCGCAGGGCCATTCCGGCCGCGCTGGAGCGCCGCTACAACATGACCGGGTTGGATGAGAAGTCCGTACTTCCCGTTATCGGCACCAAGGAAGCCATCGCGATGCTCCCTACGCTGCTGGGGATCCGTGGTGAGAAGGTTATCATCCCCTCCGTGGCGTACCCGACCTACGAGGTGGGCGTGCTCATCGCCGGATCCCAGGCCGTCCGTGAGGATGACCCGGCTAAATTCGGTGAAGCGGCACTGGCGTTTATCAATTCCCCCTCGAACCCAACGGGCAAGGTGTTGGGCGTCGACCACTTGCGCGCCGTTGTGGCGTGGGCAAGGGAGCACAACGCGATCGTGGCGGCGGACGAGTGCTACATGGGGTTTGGCTGGGACGATGCCAATCCGCCGGTATCCATTCTGGATCCCCGGGTAACCGATGGTGATCACACCGGCCTCATCGCCATGCACTCCCTGTCCAAGACCGCAAACATGGCGTCCTACCGCGCTGGGTTCCTGGCCGGAGACCGTGAGCTTATCGCTGAGTTGCTCGAGGTGCGCAAGCATTCCGGGCTTATGGTTCCCGGCCCAATCCAGGGAGCGATGGTTGCGGCACTGGAAGATGATTCGTCGGAGCAATTGCAGCGCAACCGGTACGTTGCCCGCCGCGCCAAGCTCGTACGGGCGCTGACCGAGGCCGGCTTCACCATCGAGGATTCGGAGGCGGGAATGTACCTGTGGGCCACCCGCGGGGAAAACTGCCGCACCACGGTTGACTGGCTAGCCGAACTGGGAATCCTTGTAGCCCCCGGTGACTTCTACGGCCCGTTGGGTGAGCTCTATGTTCGCGTGGGGCTCAACGGCACCGATGAGCGCGTTGACGCCGCCTGCGCTCGTCTCGCGCAGGCCGTTCAAAATGCTTAA
- a CDS encoding pseudouridine synthase, with translation MLKGEVSKDPGAPVYYAGRAGDSLFAPGEIIPPGTRLATPTLAWFHPAVPPEPPIPYDYEVLYEDAHLIVVDKPHFLPTTSNGRVVRETVQTRLRVDYGEDHIVPLHRLDRLTAGVVICSRNPDTRGRYQRLFQDRMVRKHYKALTVHPLDVDETIILGMRKEKGSRQVKVDSSGTTTVTRVLAAGNEANLWPVTGHTHQLRVLLNHLGAPILGDDTYPMDRGLDLYDFSSPMSLLHAACEFTDPLDGRLRVFRSGRVLKSTL, from the coding sequence ATGCTTAAGGGGGAAGTTTCAAAAGACCCCGGTGCGCCCGTATATTATGCGGGCCGCGCTGGGGATTCCCTATTTGCGCCCGGGGAAATTATCCCGCCGGGCACGCGGCTGGCAACCCCGACATTAGCGTGGTTTCACCCAGCTGTGCCTCCCGAGCCGCCCATCCCTTATGACTATGAAGTGCTCTATGAGGACGCGCACCTGATTGTGGTAGATAAGCCGCATTTCCTTCCCACTACATCGAATGGCCGTGTGGTCCGTGAGACCGTGCAGACCCGCCTGCGTGTGGATTATGGGGAAGACCATATCGTGCCGCTGCACCGTCTAGATCGCCTGACCGCCGGGGTGGTCATATGCTCCCGTAACCCGGATACGAGGGGCCGGTACCAGCGCTTATTCCAGGACAGGATGGTGCGCAAGCACTACAAGGCGCTGACAGTCCATCCGTTGGATGTGGATGAAACCATCATCCTGGGCATGCGTAAGGAGAAGGGGAGTAGGCAGGTTAAGGTCGATTCATCTGGAACCACGACCGTAACCCGCGTCCTCGCCGCCGGGAATGAAGCGAATCTCTGGCCGGTTACCGGGCACACCCATCAGCTCAGGGTGCTGCTCAATCATCTAGGTGCGCCGATACTTGGCGATGACACGTACCCGATGGATCGCGGGCTGGATCTGTATGATTTTTCAAGTCCTATGTCACTGCTGCACGCAGCATGTGAATTTACTGACCCTTTGGACGGCAGGCTGCGAGTATTTAGGTCCGGACGGGTGCTGAAGAGTACGCTCTAG
- a CDS encoding GtrA family protein, whose protein sequence is MSTRRPIGTRVVNNMGQFIKFGMVGGSGTVVNLVAMYLITKLLGGGWGIHEEDVLFPLFGTEFNVRWYNLITIIAFLVANMWNYQLNRMWTFKHINKVSWLRGFFPFLATGLGAMVFQQIVLVLLMNPTSPIALPRDIFDGSTGLRTPLYYATAISIVAAMPINFVVNKLWTFRSKPKTPRVVEETEPTVRA, encoded by the coding sequence ATGAGCACTCGGCGCCCCATTGGCACCCGCGTGGTTAACAACATGGGGCAGTTCATCAAGTTTGGCATGGTGGGCGGTTCCGGCACCGTGGTGAATTTGGTGGCGATGTACCTCATCACCAAGCTCCTGGGGGGCGGATGGGGCATCCATGAGGAAGACGTGCTCTTCCCGCTGTTTGGCACCGAATTTAATGTTCGTTGGTACAACCTCATCACCATCATCGCTTTCTTGGTGGCGAACATGTGGAATTACCAGCTCAACAGGATGTGGACCTTCAAGCACATCAACAAGGTCAGCTGGCTGCGCGGCTTCTTTCCGTTCCTGGCCACGGGCCTGGGGGCGATGGTATTCCAGCAGATCGTGCTAGTTTTGCTGATGAACCCCACCTCGCCAATCGCGCTGCCGCGTGACATCTTCGACGGTTCAACCGGCCTGCGCACCCCGCTGTACTACGCCACGGCTATCTCGATTGTCGCGGCAATGCCCATTAACTTCGTGGTCAATAAGCTCTGGACCTTCCGCTCCAAGCCTAAAACGCCACGCGTGGTCGAGGAAACCGAACCTACCGTGCGGGCCTAG
- a CDS encoding helix-turn-helix transcriptional regulator, translated as MTTQQAARNAVEHPNMVRKWRRWKELSQAELASAVSVSRQTIANIEKGNYSPSVHLALAICHELGKSVEEIFGDEQEA; from the coding sequence ATGACCACTCAACAGGCCGCGCGGAATGCGGTTGAGCACCCCAATATGGTTCGCAAGTGGCGGCGCTGGAAAGAACTCTCCCAAGCCGAGCTGGCCTCGGCAGTGAGCGTCTCCCGCCAAACCATCGCGAATATCGAAAAAGGAAACTACTCCCCCTCCGTCCACTTGGCGTTGGCCATCTGCCACGAACTGGGAAAGAGCGTCGAGGAAATCTTCGGCGATGAACAGGAAGCATAA